The proteins below come from a single Triticum aestivum cultivar Chinese Spring chromosome 5D, IWGSC CS RefSeq v2.1, whole genome shotgun sequence genomic window:
- the LOC123121797 gene encoding peroxidase 17, with the protein MAPPRVGLLLALALCLAFARADAAVRDLKVGYYAQTCPRAEEIVRRVMARALAREARSVASVMRLQFHDCFVNGCDGSVLMDATPTMAGEKEALSNINSLRSFEVVDEVKSALEEQCPGIVSCADIIIMAARDAVVLTGGPNWDVRLGREDSLTASQEDSDNIMPSPRANASALIRLFAGYKLTVTDLVALSGSHSVGEARCFSIVFRLYNQSGSGRPDPHMDPAYRQALDALCPLTGDQNVTGGLDATPVVFDNQYFKDLVHLRGFLNSDQTLFSDNEGTRRVVTQFSQNQDAFFRAFIEGMVKLGELQNPRKGEIRRNCRVANGGRPPLEKQVAPFRVVDF; encoded by the exons atggcgccgccccgcgtcggcctgctcctcgCCCTCGCCTTGTGCCTCGCGTTCGCGCGTGCCGACGCGGCCGTGAGGGACCTCAAGGTCGGGTACTACGCGCAGACGTGCCCCCGCGCGGAGGAGATCGTGCGCCGCGTCATGGCCCGCGCGCTCGCGCGCGAGGCCCGCAGCGTCGCCTCCGTCATGCGTCTCCAgttccacgactgcttcgtcaaC GGATGCGACGGGTCGGTGCTGATGGACGCGACGCCGACGATGGCGGGGGAGAAGGAGGCGCTCTCCAACATCAACTCCCTCCGCTCCTTCGAGGTCGTGGACGAGGTCAAGAGCGCCCTCGAGGAGCAGTGCCCCGGcatcgtctcctgcgccgacatcaTCATCATGGCCGCCCGCGACGCCGTCGTGCTG ACTGGTGGACCCAACTGGGACGTGAGGCTCGGGCGGGAGGACAGTCTGACGGCGAGCCAGGAGGACTCGGACAACATCATGCCGAGCCCGCGCGCCAACGCGAGCGCGCTCATCCGCCTCTTCGCCGGCTACAAGCTCACCGtcaccgacctcgtcgcgctatccGGCTCGCACTCCGTCGGCGAGGCCCgctgcttctccatcgtcttccgCCTCTACAACCAGTCgggctccggccgccccgacccccacATGGACCCGGCCTACCGCCAGGCGCTCGACGCGCTCTGCCCCCTCACCGGCGACCAGAACGTCACCGGCGGCCTGGACGCCACCCCGGTCGTCTTCGACAACCAGTACTTCAAGGACCTGGTCCACCTCCGCGGCTTCCTGAACTCCGACCAGACGCTCTTCTCCGACAACGAGGGGACCCGGCGGGTGGTGACGCAGTTCAGCCAGAACCAggacgccttcttcagggccttCATCGAGGGGATGGTCAAGCTGGGCGAGCTCCAGAACCCCAGGAAGGGGGAGATCCGGCGCAACTGCCGCGTCGCCAACGGCGGGCGGCCGCCGCTGGAGAAGCAGGTCGCGCCGTTCCGGGTGGTGGACTTCTGA